Below is a genomic region from Granulicella sp. L56.
CCTTCGGAAAGATCACATCCGTAAATGCAAATGGCTCGCCACGCGTCCTGCAGGTTGCATTCCGGCTCGAATTCTAAGGACATCGGCGAAAGATGGTGCCGTTACCTGACGATACAAAGAGGTGTTCTTGATGATCAATCGCAGGCAACTTGTCGCAGCAGCCGCCTCCGCTGGGGCGGCTACTGTCTCAGGCGCGCGGGCTGAAGTGCCACCATCAGAGACCACGTCAAAGCTCTCTAAAACTATCCGGAGGATGACATGCCCATAGACCGCCGCCTCTTTCTTCAGCGACTCGCTGCTGGAAGTGCCACTGTTGTGCTGGGTGACTTATCCGCCCTAGCACTACCGGTAGCGCAGAAGAAACCTAACATCGTTGTGATTCTTTCCGATGATGTGGGCTATGGTGATATCTCCAGCTATGGCGCAACTCATGTCCACACGCCGAACATTGATTCAATGGCTGCGGCAGGTTTGCGTTTTACCCGAGCACATTCGGATTCTGCCACATGCACGCCTTCACGCTATGCCATGCTCACCGGCAGTTACGCGTGGAGACAAGATGGTGTCCAGATATTACCCGGAGATGAAAAGTTATTGCTTGATACTAATCGAGCGACAGTTGCATCGGTATTGAAGTCTGCCGGTTATGCGAGAGGTCTGGTCGGGAAGTGGCATCTTGGTCTAGGTGACGGAAAGATCGATTGGAATGGTGAAATCAAACCGGGTCCATGTGAGGTCGGTTTTGATGATGCGTTCTTCCTCGACCAATGCTCAAACGTTGACCCGGTTCTTCAGTCCATGTTAACGTCAAAATATGACGTTTCCTCTTCTTTGTTGTCGCTGTGACCAGCCCCTCCTCGGGTGAGCCGCGACATTCTCAGATATTCCTGAAACGACTT
It encodes:
- a CDS encoding sulfatase-like hydrolase/transferase, with product MPIDRRLFLQRLAAGSATVVLGDLSALALPVAQKKPNIVVILSDDVGYGDISSYGATHVHTPNIDSMAAAGLRFTRAHSDSATCTPSRYAMLTGSYAWRQDGVQILPGDEKLLLDTNRATVASVLKSAGYARGLVGKWHLGLGDGKIDWNGEIKPGPCEVGFDDAFFLDQCSNVDPVLQSMLTSKYDVSSSLLSL